The following coding sequences are from one uncultured Desulfobacter sp. window:
- a CDS encoding DUF370 domain-containing protein, producing MEQALLGIGFGNTVVADRVVAILSPNSSPMKRVKDEAREDRRLIDVTHGRKTRAIIVTDSNHVILSAIQAETVSARFEALIQDPGKLQEE from the coding sequence ATGGAACAGGCACTTTTGGGCATTGGGTTTGGTAATACTGTGGTGGCAGATCGGGTGGTGGCGATTTTGTCCCCGAATTCGTCGCCCATGAAGCGGGTCAAGGATGAAGCCCGGGAGGACCGGCGCCTCATTGATGTGACCCATGGCAGAAAAACCCGGGCCATCATTGTGACGGACTCAAACCACGTGATTCTGTCTGCCATTCAGGCTGAAACGGTGTCTGCGCGCTTTGAGGCGTTGATTCAAGATCCCGGAAAACTTCAGGAGGAATAA
- a CDS encoding YicC/YloC family endoribonuclease — protein MIKSMTAFAKVAHTQETLTVDMTVRTYNSRFLDFSIHLPETCQSFEEEIKKIMGQFHTRGRIEIRASLEDQALDQDLFEVDIIKAKAYYKALNTVRDTLSLSDDIALETVLGAKQLIVAAKPELNLALLRSAVCDTARSAAQELDRMRKKEGENLYQDLRNRISDIEQRMVQVEALAKTIPEVYKARLKERLAVLTAEDGECLDPVRLAQETALLADKSDVSEEIVRVHSHIKMFREVMDENESQGRKLNFLIQEFNREFNTIGSKAGNAALSHAVVDLKSELEKIREQVQNIE, from the coding sequence ATGATAAAAAGCATGACCGCTTTTGCCAAGGTGGCGCACACCCAGGAGACTCTGACGGTCGATATGACCGTGCGCACCTATAATTCACGTTTTCTGGATTTTTCCATTCATCTGCCCGAAACCTGCCAGTCCTTTGAAGAGGAAATCAAAAAAATCATGGGGCAGTTCCATACCCGGGGCAGAATAGAGATCCGGGCCAGCCTGGAGGACCAGGCCCTGGACCAGGATCTGTTTGAGGTGGACATTATCAAGGCGAAAGCTTACTATAAAGCATTGAATACGGTCCGGGACACCCTCTCTCTTTCCGATGATATTGCCCTGGAAACCGTGCTCGGGGCCAAGCAACTTATTGTGGCGGCTAAACCGGAACTTAATCTGGCGCTTCTTCGTTCCGCGGTGTGTGACACCGCCCGCAGCGCGGCCCAGGAACTTGACCGCATGCGAAAGAAGGAGGGGGAGAATCTATACCAGGATTTACGCAATCGTATTTCAGACATTGAGCAACGCATGGTACAGGTTGAGGCACTGGCCAAAACCATACCCGAAGTTTACAAGGCCCGGCTTAAGGAACGGTTGGCCGTGCTGACCGCCGAGGACGGGGAGTGTCTTGATCCGGTGCGGTTGGCCCAGGAGACCGCCCTTCTTGCGGATAAAAGTGACGTGTCCGAGGAGATTGTGCGGGTCCACAGCCACATTAAAATGTTCCGGGAGGTCATGGATGAAAATGAGTCCCAGGGCAGAAAACTCAATTTTTTGATCCAGGAGTTTAACCGGGAATTTAATACCATCGGTTCCAAAGCCGGTAATGCGGCCTTGTCCCATGCCGTGGTTGACCTGAAATCCGAACTGGAAAAGATTCGCGAGCAGGTTCAGAATATTGAATAA
- a CDS encoding DUF4416 family protein has translation MSTPKKPAPAKLVMSVFMKDKSVLAPVFDRLEDVGGAVDMISPWLDFDFTDYYYKEMGEPLFRRLIAFKPLVEQDALASIKLATNAIESDCLEQNNRTINIDPGYLLSSRFILATGKEYSHRIYIGQKIYADLTLMYTKQGFKTLEWTYPDYASPAVLKFLGQVRQKYLADLKAIKG, from the coding sequence ATGAGTACACCTAAAAAACCGGCACCGGCCAAGCTTGTGATGTCGGTGTTCATGAAAGATAAGTCGGTTCTGGCACCGGTCTTTGATCGCCTTGAAGATGTGGGCGGGGCCGTGGACATGATTTCTCCCTGGCTGGATTTCGATTTCACCGATTATTATTACAAGGAGATGGGAGAACCTTTGTTCCGCAGGTTGATTGCCTTTAAACCGCTCGTGGAGCAAGACGCTCTGGCTTCCATCAAACTTGCCACCAACGCCATTGAATCCGACTGCCTGGAACAAAATAACAGAACCATAAACATTGATCCGGGATATCTTCTGTCCTCCCGGTTTATCCTGGCCACGGGAAAAGAGTATTCCCACAGGATTTATATCGGACAAAAAATTTATGCTGACCTGACATTAATGTACACCAAACAAGGCTTTAAAACCCTGGAATGGACTTATCCGGATTATGCCTCTCCTGCTGTGCTCAAATTTTTAGGACAGGTGAGACAGAAATATCTTGCGGATCTTAAGGCCATAAAAGGATAA
- the gmk gene encoding guanylate kinase, whose product MAAKLFIVSAPSGAGKTTLVTQLLKRFPDLVYSISHTTRAPRPGEVHGREYFFTDKGRFMEMVEAGRMLEWAQVHGNCYGTSASFVQERLAAGQSVLLDIDVQGGRQIMDFGLECASIFIMAPSLEVLEQRLRGRGTDAEEVIRTRLENAKGEMAQKSFYNHVVVNDVLDEAVAELVGIVEQETAN is encoded by the coding sequence ATGGCGGCAAAACTTTTTATTGTGTCTGCACCCTCGGGAGCAGGCAAGACAACCCTTGTGACACAACTTTTAAAGCGGTTTCCGGACCTGGTATATTCCATCTCCCACACCACCCGCGCCCCCCGGCCGGGAGAGGTCCACGGGAGGGAGTATTTTTTTACGGATAAGGGGCGGTTCATGGAGATGGTGGAAGCGGGCCGGATGCTGGAGTGGGCACAGGTCCATGGGAATTGCTACGGCACGTCGGCCTCCTTTGTCCAAGAACGGCTTGCCGCGGGTCAAAGTGTTCTATTGGATATTGATGTCCAGGGCGGTCGGCAGATTATGGATTTCGGTTTGGAGTGTGCTTCCATATTTATTATGGCACCGTCCTTGGAGGTGCTTGAACAGCGACTGCGGGGCAGGGGGACAGATGCTGAAGAGGTGATCCGCACGCGTCTGGAGAATGCAAAAGGCGAAATGGCCCAGAAATCTTTTTACAACCATGTGGTGGTCAATGATGTGCTGGATGAGGCGGTGGCTGAACTTGTCGGCATTGTTGAACAGGAGACGGCGAACTGA
- a CDS encoding ComF family protein: MLKKLVRAAAAGIGALVFPDKCLDCGKYIKNPMDDPLNVCFCNTCLGAALPVFDHPFCPNCGRCFETGPDHLCGACLEVPMAMDSVRAAFMYEGVIQKALGLFKYHARLSLARPFEYHLFQAFATQFDMDRFHLIVPIPLHISKAKHRGFNQSYFLVRNFPRLYRAACDRPAPWRIDIRSLSRIRATVSQTGLDPKARKKNLTQAFDCPKPGRIRGKNILLVDDVFTTGATCDAAAQALLKAGAAGVSVLVLARA; the protein is encoded by the coding sequence ATGCTAAAAAAGCTGGTCAGAGCGGCCGCGGCCGGAATAGGTGCGCTGGTCTTTCCGGATAAATGCCTGGACTGCGGCAAATATATTAAAAATCCTATGGATGATCCCTTAAACGTTTGCTTTTGCAACACATGTTTAGGTGCTGCGCTGCCGGTATTTGATCATCCCTTTTGTCCTAACTGCGGCCGTTGTTTTGAAACAGGTCCCGATCATTTGTGCGGTGCCTGCCTTGAAGTCCCCATGGCCATGGATAGTGTCCGGGCGGCCTTTATGTATGAAGGGGTGATTCAAAAGGCCTTGGGATTGTTTAAATACCACGCTAGGCTCAGTCTGGCCCGTCCCTTTGAATACCACCTGTTCCAGGCCTTTGCCACCCAATTTGACATGGATCGGTTTCATTTAATTGTGCCCATTCCCCTCCACATTTCAAAGGCGAAACACCGCGGCTTCAACCAATCCTATTTTCTTGTCCGCAATTTTCCACGGCTGTACAGGGCTGCTTGTGATCGGCCGGCACCTTGGCGTATTGACATACGAAGCCTTTCCCGGATCCGGGCAACGGTCAGTCAGACCGGCCTGGACCCCAAGGCCAGGAAAAAGAATCTGACCCAGGCCTTTGACTGCCCAAAGCCCGGGCGTATCAGGGGGAAAAACATTCTTTTGGTGGATGATGTGTTTACCACCGGGGCCACATGTGATGCGGCAGCCCAAGCCCTTTTGAAGGCCGGGGCTGCCGGTGTGTCTGTCCTGGTTTTGGCAAGGGCTTAA
- a CDS encoding Trm112 family protein, with the protein MAVSKELLEILVCPKCKGQVELTETEDGLVCDACALKYEIRDDIPIMLIDEAISVKK; encoded by the coding sequence ATGGCTGTATCAAAAGAACTGCTTGAAATTCTTGTATGCCCCAAATGTAAAGGGCAGGTGGAGCTGACCGAGACCGAAGACGGCCTGGTTTGTGACGCCTGCGCCCTCAAATATGAAATCCGGGATGATATTCCCATTATGCTCATTGACGAGGCCATTTCCGTTAAAAAATGA
- the rlmB gene encoding 23S rRNA (guanosine(2251)-2'-O)-methyltransferase RlmB codes for MAGKPGNKARRRNPRGQGRKLENRNPGEKEILYGYHSVFEALKADRRTFESVMVYENRSDKRVQAVIDLAEKKQVTVQNISGEELDRLAGLGRHQGIAARVSSLPVQSVSALFQQIEARTDPFFLLILESIEDPQNTGALIRTALCADVDYIVMPKDRCALPSAGVSRSSAGAMEHAPIFLATNLSAVIRDLKKYGAWVSGLDAGGDKGLYEADLTGNLALVVGGEHTGLRPGVRKACDFILSIPMQTRITSLNASVAGGIAMFEARRQRLGLNA; via the coding sequence ATGGCCGGCAAACCAGGGAACAAGGCGCGAAGACGCAATCCCCGGGGCCAGGGACGAAAACTGGAAAATCGAAATCCCGGGGAGAAAGAGATCCTTTACGGATATCACTCGGTATTTGAAGCCTTGAAGGCAGACCGTCGTACATTTGAATCCGTCATGGTTTATGAGAACCGCTCTGATAAACGGGTTCAGGCTGTAATTGATCTGGCCGAAAAAAAACAGGTAACAGTCCAGAATATTTCCGGTGAGGAACTGGACCGGTTGGCCGGCTTGGGCCGCCACCAGGGCATTGCCGCCAGGGTCTCCTCTCTTCCTGTTCAATCCGTATCTGCATTGTTCCAGCAGATAGAAGCCCGCACAGATCCGTTTTTTCTTTTGATCCTGGAAAGCATTGAAGATCCCCAGAACACCGGTGCCTTGATCCGAACGGCCCTGTGTGCCGATGTGGATTACATCGTAATGCCAAAGGATCGCTGTGCCCTGCCGTCTGCCGGGGTTTCACGCAGTTCAGCCGGGGCCATGGAGCATGCCCCCATCTTTTTAGCGACCAATCTTTCGGCTGTGATCCGTGACCTTAAAAAATATGGCGCCTGGGTGTCCGGTCTGGATGCGGGGGGGGATAAAGGCCTTTATGAAGCAGACCTTACAGGTAATCTGGCGCTTGTGGTGGGGGGCGAGCATACCGGACTGCGGCCCGGGGTAAGAAAAGCCTGTGATTTTATTTTGTCCATTCCCATGCAAACCCGTATTACCTCCCTGAATGCCTCCGTGGCAGGCGGCATTGCCATGTTTGAGGCCCGCCGCCAGCGCCTCGGGCTCAATGCCTGA